The Xenopus laevis strain J_2021 chromosome 4L, Xenopus_laevis_v10.1, whole genome shotgun sequence genomic sequence ataggctagttttgcttccaataaggattaattatatcttagttgggatcaagtacaagctactgttttattattacagagaaaaaggaaatcatttttaaaaatttggattatttggataaaatttaatctatgggagacagccattccgtaattcgagcTTTCTTGATATCGGGTTTtcgaataagggatcctatacctgtagtacgaTTACTTAATATGCTAAATACAATATCTTTGTTACAACATTTCTTTATCCGTTGCTTACTGATAGCTACATCTATGATTATTTCCTTCTGATTATtctttatctattattattattgtttgtttttgttttcaacatgtattttataaaaaaaaaattgtcagttaGGTGCAGTGACATCACTTAATTCCCTTTCCCACCACAGGGGCTTTAAATGGTTGCAGCATTTTGTTTAAGCACTTTGGTAAAGGCTAGTGTACTATCTGAAACGTTActtaatttttttgccaaataaaacctttatttccatttgtaagacctgtgagtgcgagcctttgatgtgcttatatatatatttgttagtaGTTTGAAATGCAGTCAGTCTGTCAGTGTATAGTGCATGTGCATATGAGGAAGCATATGTGGCATATGTAGGAGGAGCTGAAGCTACAGCTTCTCTTCCATTCCAACTGTTCCTGTTATCTGGGCTGTTGGGCCAAACAAATGCAGCAATACAAATATCTTAAAGAATTATTATATAAGTGCACtaaaagtagtgtttctaaatAAATTATTGTAAGTCAGATTGATCATCCACAGAGATCTACCTATGGCTCAAGGTAGATTTAAGTTCAAATTCCAACGTAGTTTTTTCAGTACAGGGCACAGCCACCTCAAATGTAGTTGGTCATACTACTAGGATTTATAAACAAACAGAAGAAAAGAGGGGtacactcagggccggatttacatagtgggcacccctaggcccactgccattcgtcgcccctgtcccaacccctttattcatgcaaatttttatcatctgcaCTTGATAAATGGGGAAATttcaaaaatgattgtatctactgctcatccccagtgtttttgaacaaatgtgggtgtggttgggcagcatgccgcccccctaaaatcctgccgccctagacccgggcctaggtggcctttccacaaatccgggcctgggtacgCTCCTATACAGTAAAATCAGTGATatcattttattcaataaaagtAATGCACTTACAAGCTTAGATGTACATTAAACTCATCAAGGGAGTGGCTTAATGTGTTTCTTTGTATGTCCAGCCTCCTCAGGtgcatatgaaaataaaaattacttttgtgtGCACTTTGATATTTCCCTGAGGAAGTCAGACATTCAATGAAACATGTTGGGCCACAACTCAATGTGCTTCTTAGTTTGTAAGTGTAGtactctatatatgtatatggccCCTCGTATGGGTTCCCTTATCAGTCAGATACCATTCAGGGTCAGCCGATATATGGCTAACTGCCATATACCAAAATCTGATTGTTGCTACAAGTTCCTACTCCAGAGTATATTTTTTACCCATCTCTAAGTTAAAGAGAGTTTATGGGGAAATGTGGCCAGACACAGCATGTGGACAGAAGCTCTTCAGTAAAGCCCCCACAGATAAACTCTAATACCGATCTCTGGGGGGGAGAACAGTAAACATCAAGCTACACAGCTTGTGAAGAACCCCAGGATATTGGGCAATGGCAAAAAGCAAACTAAAACAGCACTCTGTACAACTCACCACATTCTTTGGATCGCAGGCCTGAAAGGACACATTGGAAAATATCCATATTGCGCCAGCAAGTCCTCTTCAACAGCTTCATCCCCAGTACATTATGAATCTGATAAAGACAACAGGACAGCTAAGAATGCCATCaataaagccagaaaaaaaagataaaagcctgTAATACACTTATAAGACAACCCCACAGATGactactgaaatttttttttttttttaaatgaacacattCCAAGGTAAAAATGGACATGAGAAAACAAGACTATAGGACTGCTCTGTCAATGTGAAACTgaaaaaacaaggattgtttttATCCCTCCAAAACAGTGTGAAACTTTTTGAAATGCACAAGACACTATGACTGCTTTGCCAATTACTTGTGAACCTTTTTgaaacacatttcattttttttttcatttcattcattATGTAGCAGGTGCAGGTGCGGACTACTGCtgaacccttataatacatgagtgatactcagagttccctgtataactcagcctgcagctttgtgcctttatatggtcacagaacccctcagtgacttctaatatccttatcatttatagtaaggggcacattatcccttataatacatgagtgatactcagagttccctgtataactcagcctgcagctttgtgcctttatatggtcacagaaccactcagtgacttctaatatccttatcatttacagtgggaagtacattagcccttatacatgagtgatactcagagttccctgtataactcagcctgcagccttgtgcctttatatcaggggtgcccagactttgatACACTGGGATCTACTCTTGACACCTGGCCCCCATAAGGAGATCTACCTTGGTAACGTGcggcaatttttgaccacgcccattttttgaccacacctcctaattaccatattaagtttacaaaatttggctggttatgaaagtttaaacacactccctttccctccatgtttgctgctcatccctctcttcccctcagtgcttgttgctgtcagccccccttctgtgtcactgcttgttactgtcagccctccttccgtgtccctgcttgttgctcagctcaGCCCTCCATCTGTGTCCCTGGTTGTTGcagtcagccccccttctgtgtcactgcttgttgttgtcagccccccttctgtgtccctgtttgttgctgtcagccctccttctgtgtcactgcttgttgctgtcagccctccttctgtgtccctgcttgttgctgtcagccctccttctgtgtccctgcttgttgctgccagccctccttctgtgtcactgcttgttgctgtcagccccccttctgtgtcactgcttgttactgtcagccctccttccgtgtccctgcttgttgctcagctcaGCCCTCCATCTGTGTCCCTggttgttgctgtcagccccccttctgtcaCTGCTTGTTGCGGTCAGCCCCCTTTCTGTGTCCccgtttgttgctgtcagccctccttctgtgtcactgcttgttgctgtcagctccCCTTCTGTGTCCatgtttgttgctgtcagccccccttctgtgtccgTGTTAGTTGCTTAGCCCTACCTTCTGTGTCTGACGTGCTTGCTGCTCAATATTTCACCCTCCCTTCCTTCCATGTCCATGCTTGACTCTGCTCTCCGCCTCCGCCTTCTCCTCTGATCTCAGCCAGCCCCGCATTCCCTTCTCCTATGCTCTCTGCCTGCCCgttctctgcctgcctgctctCCATTCTCCTCTCTCAGCCAGCCCTTGCTGCTCAGAGGAGAAAGGGCCTGTTCCACCAAAGACTGTGAGTGGGGCTGTCTGGAGCGGGTTCTGCAGCTCTCACCCGCGTCGGTAAAATAAAGATGGCGGCTGGGCTGCAGCATTATGCTATCGCGAGACTTCGGACGCCACAACCAGGAAGTACGGTGGAAACGTCGGGCAGGTCACGGTCTACCAGGAAAATGATGGGGATCGACTGGTAGACCGCAAtcgacgtcctgggcacccctgcatatggtcacagaacccctcagtgacttctaatatccttatcatttacagtagggggtacattaacccttataatacgagtgatactcagagttccctgtatagctcagcctgcagccgttcgcctttacatggtcacagaacccaacagtgacatataatatccttatcatttacagtaaggggtacattaacccttataatacatgagtgatactcacagttccctgtataactcggcctgcagccttgcaCCTTTACATGGTTATGGGACtcctcagttacttctaatacTCTTattaggcttgggtgaatttggcccatttagtttcaccaaaaatgtagGCTACacaccattaaagtctatgggtgacattttttttgggcGCGCAacgccatacgagtctatgggtgtcatttccatggcaaaacgatgcgaaaaaattcacccatccctaacccttatattttaaaaaagggtgTGTTTTATACCCTTTTTACATTGTATTCGTTTATTTTTCACATATGTTTGAAGGGAAACATTGTAGGGCCCTCTCAAAAAGATCCTCAAAGCTGCCCAGCGTGACCTAAACCCCCGATGGCGCACTGCgtatgcaaaatgcaaatattgcGGTGCAAAGGAGTCGTAAAGCCAGTGCCAACATGGGCAGATTTTAATGAAGAATTGCTGATGGGAATTAAGAGTTAAGTGTCAATAATTTGGGATTGTAAATGCATTATCTGGTGTGTGGCTAATATTTTGtcaaatattttccaaaatgaagTGCTTTTCTATTGGCTGCAAAGCTGACATGTGCTGCATTATTGTACAGGGACAGATATAGGGAGTAATGAAATCGACATTATTAAGAGGCTAAATGAGCCGCTATCCCATTATGAAGTTTAGACCTTTAACTGGATCTGTTTCTATTATTTTGGTAAGTGCAAATGTAATTGGTGTAGTTTTTCACCCTCGTTATCTGAGGTGCTGCCCCCTATAGGTACAAAAATGACAAATGATGCAACAATATTAgaggaatataaatatttatttcaataacaattacaaagGGTTTCTGTAACAATACGTAGAATATGTAGCAAAGTTGATAATTTGTGATGCTGTGACGCTATGAGTTAAAGCCTACGAACTTCACTTCTTTCTAAATACTCTTAACACATCTTGATAAGTTCCAGCTTTTCTCTCTCTTCAATTTGGAACTAAAATTCTGCATGAAATTCAAGCACCATGAACTTTTCTGCATGGTTTTCACTTCTGAGAGTTGTTTTTGGGACTCATTTAGGGGTTTGGCAGTCAATagtcccatttttctctatgTCCTTTGTGGCATCACCCAGTGGGAATGAGGAGCCATCTCCTAAGCTGCTGAAGATTGGGATGAACCAATATCTCTTTTTATTGCCAAACACTTGTCTCCAGTTCTTTCTGTAGCCCAAGTCATAGGGATTATACTCACAATGTAAGCCTTCATTAAACTCTAAAAGAGTTTCATTCGTTAAAACCAGTGAGTAATGGTCATAAATATACCGATAACAAAAGATTATACAGGACAATGTACTCATGCAGAACAGCGCAATGGCTGAGCCTTTGGAATCCATGTTTGGCAGTTGATCAGTCCAGAACAGTATGGAGCAATAAAGGGACACTGCACTAGTGAATATAAGCAATAGGGGTACATAGAGCAGGAACAGGAGGAAGAACTTGTAGTTGGAAAATCCCACGCAGTTGTTTAGAAATATGCAATGATGATCCAGTTTCAGTATACAGATGTCACACACTGTACAATGATGGCACCTGTCTGGCTTTATGAATTGGCATTTTCTACAGTACTTAATCGGTGTTTTTGaatctatattataatataaaggcAAGTTTTTGGCCGCACGGCTGAGGATTTGCTCCTGCACTTCTGGCCTCTCCTCACTCAGATACAGCTGCTTGTCAGACTCCGATAGGCGGAATGTTTCAGGAGGGACGGCAGGAGGCGTTATTACAACCCGAAGATAACTCCACATGCACAGGAGGAACAAAATGTGGAAAATCACCAGGAAGGTTGCCTTTAGCTCTTGTGATGGAACAGTAAATATGCACAGCTCCACCACAAATATGTAATAGCAGGTAGCAAGGAGCCCAATGATTAGTGTAATCATTACCCTGCTGATCCTCCTCCTACATGAATACATATCTTCTTTGtccattttttcttcttctatatcAATCTTACAATTTTCCTCTTGTTTTTCCATGATAATATTCTTCAAGTAACAATAAATtcagttataaataaatgataaataaataagttataaataaatgataaataataataaataaataagttataaataaatgataaataataaataagttataaataaatgataaataataataaataagttataaataaatgataaataatcaataaataaataagttataagTAAATTcagtaatgaaaaagaaaggaaagatcCAAATAGCGACAGAGTTGAAGACAGCTTCTTACTCCACCGCTACCAATCTGTGTAATGACCTTCACGTGTTTTTCCCACAGGTGTTTCTCTCttgtgtatgacatcacaatgacagtaaccatagcaaccattgtTTGGCTTTTCTGTGTATGACATCACAAAGAGCataaccatggcaaccagataTTATCTCTCTTGTGTATAGCATCACAATGagtgtaaccatagcaaccattgtCACACCTGTGTAAACATTAGCCTTCTAAAAGAGTGTATTCAAATAGACCTACTATCTCAGGGTGGTAAATTGCTGTGCGTTACAGTGGCTGACTTGGGTATTACATTTATAGAGTCTTTCAATTTCCTACCCATGAGACTTAGTAAATTACCTGCAGCATTAGGTGTTTGTACAGAGTGGAAGTAAAGGCTTCTTTCCACATTATTTTAACACAGGTGAAAATCAGGGCTATATAGGTGCCATGCCAGCCATAGAATTTTATGGGGCTGATTATATGATGCCTGATGAGAAGGCTGAATTCATTACTTGGTACGAGCAAAACCACAGCTGTAAATTCCATTTTCAATTGCAACTTAACAAATACtgcattcaaaattttaaaattctgaagGAGGCTTGTGCCTGCTATAGAGAAAACATTATAAACATGACAAATAAAACAGTCACTAAATATAACTCGAATGATGAGCCGGAGGTAATTACGTACACAATCGACCCTTTTGAGTACACCACCTTAGCCTCTGTGTGTATGGCAATGTACAGGTTaaagtttttacccaaaaactgtATTGCAGTCTTACTCCCTGACAATTACAATAAGAAACAAACGTTTCTCAACACCGGCAATACAGTGGTCGATGTACATTGCGTACAAAGAGGGGATCTCTATACAACATGCCTGGCTGGTTATGCTTTTGTTAATGGCAAACATATAGCTTTTGAATTTCAAGGTTGCTTTTACCATGGATGCCGTGTTTGTTATTGTGAAGATGACTTTAATCGGGTAACTGGCACTTATTTCAGTCAACTGAACCACAAAACACAACATCAAgatgaatttttataaaaacaaaaggctTTGAGGTCCGTGAACTCTGGGAACATGAATGGCATGCTATGTTGGAATCTGACAAGGACCTACAGTAAAGGCTACAGTTTCCCCAACCTTTGTCACCCTGTGATGCCCTCTATGGTGGCCGCACAAATGCTATAAAGCTCTACCATAAAGTGGCCCCCGGTGAACACATTCACTATTACAATTTCACCAGTCTGTATCCCtatgtgaataaaacaaaaatatagccaattatagttgaaaatttttataGCAAGAATGGTGACTTCAGGGATCCTCCAAGGAATCCTACATATGTGGGGCACCTGTCAGTTTTATGACCTAAGTAGGTACATACCactcccctttaataaatctgccccatactgtctgGTTCCTGGGAGGTGGCAAAGTGCAGTTGAATTTCTGCACTGGCTCCAGAAAATGCTTCCTACGTTCTCATTTTAATTTGGCTATTTAACTGTATACAAATTGCCACCCCCCCATGCCTTTCTTTAATTGGACGAGGCTCATGGAAATCAGTATGGCAGTGCTTTTAAACTGCTAATGTAAGGAGTGTATGTCTCCCTCCGTTACAAATCTTTCTTTTACAGAGAATCAAAATTCACAggtttttaatgtatacatgttTATTTCTGGAACATTAAAGTGAATTTGTCGCCTTCCATATGAAACGTATTTGTGCCATGATAATCATAACTGCTGCCAATGGTATGTCTGTACCTCAGCAAACAAGAAATGCAATTGGCCCTTAGCTGCCACATTCCTAAGAATTTGTTGTGACAATATACTGGTTACTTTCTCACTGATCAtattatttaaccctttccctgccagccgttttgtcctagatgcgaacatctactgccaagcagtttttagatattttgcactctttcactttaagggcctttcctggggtggtcttttagtttacccaggaaaacaatatattgtttttttcaggacaacctgaactttcaaaatatgcaagaattttggtgtaattctacttctgtaaaaaaatataggcttctaagtgtctaataaaatgaaaaaaatcatgtttcacaaagaacaatcacatatatcagaaatatcatttattttatgtacgagaacacagccgaattggaaaggtctatgtctcctgaacacggcaataccaaatatgtatagttttatggagatttctcacttgtatagctcaaaatctacaagcagtacactaccaaatttccaaagcaccgctccccaaacggcatacttctgatttcaaggccaaacattccgctaacagtaggtttaccctagaaaactacccattattagaaagaacagattctggtgaatcaaaaatgggtaaatatatgtttgcactccaaactaccaagttgcaattgtttcctaaagttataatgttttatagaaattggtgaattgtttgaaaaatgaccttcaaagctctacagcatcatatctcccacacatcattaggtatcaatgtaaaacaccccgaatatgaaagcctggggtccactgaacagtttgatgcccaatatgaataggtttacctaagcatgtggtatataggggccctaaaatgtagacgcctcatttgagctatcagttctgtaattccagatattgGGGGGCGGGgcggcaaagttagaaaaaagtacgttcaccccagaaaacgtACTTTTTCGAAAAGTacccattcccccgaatccaaattgggtatgcatgtctttctactccaaagcactaagccgcaaaccattcttaaatttggcaattttggtgtcattttctaaaatcacctcaaaacttcaaacctgcaacattgtatttccaacatactattatgtatcaatataaatcaccccaaatatgaaagcctggggtcccctgaacagtttgatgcccaatatgtataggtgtacacaagcacgtggcatataggggccccaaaatgaagacacccatatggtctgtcatttcaggtactgcaaaatcaacacatttacatagttttggggggcagaaaaggtataaaaaagtatgttcaccccagaaaaccatatattttcggaaagtacacattcccctgaatctaaatttggtatgcatgtctttctacaccaaagtaccaagccgcaaaccattcctaaatttggtgattttggtgacattttcaaaaatcacctaaaaatttctaccctgcagcatcgtattacccacatacttttaggtatcaagagaaatcaccccaaatatgaaagcctagggtcctctgaacagtttaatgcccaatatgtataggtgtacccaagcacgtggcatataggggccccaaaagaagacccccatatggtctgtcattccaggtactgcaaaatcaacacatttacatgttttggggggggcaaaagtagaaaaaagtaagttcaccccagaaaaccatatattttcggaaaatacacattcctgcaaatccaaattgggtatgcatgtctttctactccaaagtaccaagcagcaaaccattcctaaatttggtgattttggtgacatttccaaaaatcacctcaaaatctccagcctgcagcatcgtatttcccacatactgttaggtatcaagataaatcaccccaaatatgaaagcttacggtcctctgaacagtttgatgcacaatatgtataggtgtacccaagcacgtggcatatatgggccccaaaaggaagagccccatatggtctgtcatttcagatactgcaaaatcaacaaaattacatcgttttgaggggggcaaagttAAAGAATGTCAccccagaacaccatatattttcggaaagtacacattgctacgaatctaaattgggtatgcatgtctttgtactccaaagtatcaagccgcaaaccattccgaaatttggtgattttggtgacatttccaaaaaatcacctcaaaatttctaccctgcagcatcgtattacccacatacttttaggtatgaagagaaatcaccccaaatatgaaagcctagggtcctctgaacagtttgatgcccaatatgtattgaTGTACCCAAGcaggtggcatataggggccccaaaacaaagacccccatatggtctgtcatttcagatactgcaaaatcaacacatttacatcgttttgaggggggcaaatgtagagaaaagtaagttcaccccagaaaaccatatattttcgtaaagtacacattgccacaaatctaaattgggtatgcatgtctttctagtCCAAAgtgccaagccgcaaaccattcctaaatttggtgattttggtgacatttccaaaaatcacctcagaatttctaccctgcagcatcgtatttcccacatacttttaggtatcaagacaaatcaccccaaatatgaaaggctggggtcctctgaacagttttatgcccaatatgtataggtgtacccaagtacgtggcatataggggccctaaaatgaagacccccccgtatggtctgtcatttcaggtactgcaaaataaacacatttacatcgtttggggggggggaaggtagaaaaaagtaattttaccgcaaaaaaacatatatttttggaaagtagacactcccacgaatctaaattgggtgtgcatgtctttgtactacaaagtaccaagccgcaaaccattcctaaatttggtgattttggtcacatttccaaaaatcacttcaaaatttctaccctgcagcatcgtattacccacatacttttaggtatcgagagaaattaccccaaatatgaaagcctagggtcctctgaacagtttgatgcccaatatgtataggtgtacccaaacacgtggcatatatgggccccaaaaggaagacacccatatggtctgtcatttcagttactgcaaaatcaacacatatacatagttttgggggggggggcaaaagtagaaaaaagtac encodes the following:
- the LOC121402809 gene encoding palmitoyltransferase ZDHHC20-A-like, which translates into the protein MEKQEENCKIDIEEEKMDKEDMYSCRRRISRVMITLIIGLLATCYYIFVVELCIFTVPSQELKATFLVIFHILFLLCMWSYLRVVITPPAVPPETFRLSESDKQLYLSEERPEVQEQILSRAAKNLPLYYNIDSKTPIKYCRKCQFIKPDRCHHCTVCDICILKLDHHCIFLNNCVGFSNYKFFLLFLLYVPLLLIFTSAVSLYCSILFWTDQLPNMDSKGSAIALFCMSTLSCIIFCYRYIYDHYSLVLTNETLLEFNEGLHCEYNPYDLGYRKNWRQVFGNKKRYWFIPIFSSLGDGSSFPLGDATKDIEKNGTIDCQTPK